The following are from one region of the Halarcobacter sp. genome:
- a CDS encoding RNB domain-containing ribonuclease, which translates to MFNELFKKIQQHIKDFNKQEIEILEDFVKDGFIVKNETYEINSKYRVGIVKIEKNRAVLCDLLNEHKNINLDFEHLNGAYDGDLVLAKRVFNPRSKIKAKVEKVFSNSKKSEILVYTKDKSYFTIKESIKLQAKVDKNLNDGDILLIDSKSFDVVKNFGNISDNKVDEIISLNLYSEDYRVTTKIDVDAKMDDEKQRVDLRDLPFCTIDPNTAKDHDDAIYFDWENAVLYVAIADVSYFVKEGSELDKLAYKKSTSAYLPSKVLPMLPNELSEDLCSLKEGVDRYSYVFKIYLDLEKFEVKKSELFEALINSHKKFSYGRIDRVLEEKFDTYTQTEKKIFDYILPLYEVTKAFRKKRLVKGYDFRSSEHRLRLKNGEIQSVEIETSSASHQLIEECMLLANIEASKKVNSVGIFRIHEEPPFKAISKLVDDVNALGVKVKLQNDVHTTITHIQEKANKTTLREEIDELIIHSQTQAKYSSKNLGHFGLGFTSYSHFTSPIRRYSDLVLHRILKSKQTPKDIDIICDHISIQERKIDQMVWDYEDRKYARWALKNIGKEVKAKITDTERGIAVTYSEISGAKIYLDNYKGQTLFSKIRVVLKSSDLISKKIIGSVKY; encoded by the coding sequence TTGTTTAATGAATTATTTAAAAAGATACAACAACATATAAAAGATTTTAATAAGCAAGAGATAGAAATATTAGAAGATTTCGTAAAAGATGGATTTATTGTAAAAAATGAAACTTATGAAATAAACTCAAAATATAGAGTTGGAATAGTAAAAATAGAAAAAAATAGAGCAGTACTTTGTGATTTACTTAATGAACATAAAAATATAAATTTAGATTTTGAACATCTAAATGGTGCCTATGATGGGGATTTAGTTCTTGCAAAAAGAGTTTTCAATCCAAGAAGTAAAATAAAAGCAAAAGTTGAAAAGGTTTTTTCAAATAGTAAAAAAAGTGAAATATTAGTTTATACAAAAGATAAAAGCTACTTTACCATAAAAGAATCTATAAAACTTCAAGCAAAAGTTGACAAAAACTTAAATGATGGGGATATTTTATTAATAGATAGTAAAAGCTTTGATGTTGTAAAAAACTTTGGAAATATAAGTGATAATAAAGTTGATGAGATAATATCTTTAAATTTATATTCAGAAGATTATAGAGTTACTACAAAAATTGATGTTGATGCTAAAATGGATGATGAAAAACAAAGGGTGGATTTAAGAGATTTACCTTTTTGTACTATTGATCCAAATACTGCAAAAGACCACGATGATGCAATATATTTTGACTGGGAGAATGCAGTTTTATATGTAGCAATTGCTGATGTTTCATATTTTGTAAAAGAGGGGAGTGAATTAGATAAATTAGCTTATAAAAAATCTACTTCTGCGTATCTACCTTCAAAAGTATTACCAATGCTTCCAAATGAATTAAGTGAAGATTTATGTTCATTAAAAGAGGGTGTTGATAGATACTCATATGTATTTAAAATATATTTAGATTTAGAAAAATTTGAAGTGAAAAAATCAGAACTATTTGAAGCTTTGATAAATTCTCACAAAAAATTTTCATATGGAAGAATTGACAGGGTTTTAGAAGAGAAGTTTGATACATATACTCAAACAGAGAAAAAAATATTTGATTATATTTTACCTTTATATGAAGTTACAAAGGCATTTAGAAAAAAAAGACTTGTAAAGGGATATGATTTTAGAAGTAGTGAGCATAGACTAAGATTAAAAAATGGAGAGATTCAAAGTGTAGAGATTGAAACATCATCCGCTTCACATCAATTAATAGAAGAGTGTATGCTTTTAGCAAATATTGAAGCTAGTAAAAAAGTAAATAGTGTAGGTATTTTTAGAATTCACGAAGAACCACCTTTTAAAGCAATATCAAAACTTGTAGATGATGTAAATGCCTTAGGGGTAAAAGTAAAATTACAAAATGATGTTCATACAACAATCACTCATATTCAAGAAAAAGCAAATAAAACAACACTACGTGAAGAGATTGATGAATTAATTATTCATTCCCAAACCCAAGCAAAATATAGTTCAAAAAACTTAGGACACTTTGGTTTAGGTTTTACATCATATTCACATTTTACAAGTCCAATTAGAAGATATTCTGATTTAGTTTTACATAGAATTTTAAAATCTAAACAAACTCCTAAAGATATAGATATTATTTGTGACCATATCTCAATTCAAGAGAGAAAAATTGATCAAATGGTTTGGGATTATGAAGATAGAAAATATGCAAGATGGGCTTTAAAAAATATAGGAAAAGAAGTAAAAGCAAAAATAACTGATACAGAAAGGGGTATAGCAGTTACTTATTCTGAGATAAGTGGAGCTAAAATATATCTAGATAACTATAAAGGGCAAACTCTTTTTAGTAAAATAAGAGTAGTTCTTAAATCAAGTGATTTAATCTCTAAAAAGATAATAGGGAGTGTGAAATATTAG
- a CDS encoding substrate-binding domain-containing protein has product MVKPMKEIAKIIEKKYDCIIKVSQGSSKDLYESLKYSKKGDLYLPGSESYRINNLKDGYLLDAEEIGFNKAAIFVRKGNPLNIKSLNSFINKDIKTILCNPEAGSIGRETKKIFLKYKDESFLNKAYDNSIFIGTDSRNLNRALIEEDVDLTINWRASAYWDENSKYIDVVPLPDNLAPRKKLVISLLSFSENKEIAKAFIKFSSSKEGQKVMKKYGFVR; this is encoded by the coding sequence ATGGTTAAACCAATGAAAGAGATAGCAAAAATTATTGAAAAAAAATATGATTGTATAATTAAGGTTTCGCAGGGTAGTTCAAAAGATTTATATGAATCTTTAAAATATTCAAAAAAAGGTGACTTATATTTACCAGGAAGTGAATCTTATAGAATAAACAATTTAAAAGATGGTTACCTATTAGATGCAGAGGAGATAGGTTTTAATAAAGCAGCTATATTTGTCAGAAAAGGAAATCCACTAAATATAAAAAGTCTTAATAGTTTTATCAACAAAGACATAAAGACAATTCTTTGTAATCCTGAAGCTGGAAGTATTGGTCGAGAAACTAAAAAAATATTTTTAAAATATAAAGATGAATCTTTTTTAAATAAAGCCTATGACAACTCTATATTTATAGGTACAGATTCAAGAAACTTAAATCGTGCACTTATTGAAGAGGATGTTGATTTAACAATTAACTGGAGAGCAAGTGCATATTGGGATGAAAACTCAAAATATATTGATGTTGTTCCTTTGCCAGATAATCTTGCTCCTAGAAAGAAATTGGTAATTTCTCTTTTAAGTTTTTCAGAAAATAAAGAGATTGCGAAAGCATTTATAAAGTTTTCTAGTTCTAAAGAGGGACAAAAAGTTATGAAAAAATATGGATTTGTTAGGTAG
- a CDS encoding HAMP domain-containing sensor histidine kinase, whose translation MVNSKINKTLKHLILLIAIFVIGMIVLVSLHSFFLQLIDDLDKKTENLKSKIEIGEFIINDIYKIRSDFYELATTVSSKKSLEGLNKRIDEKIEFIEKCLEVLDKGGKVERVIKLNIEGHYNSTKTINYKKLDDTPSLEVIELAPKVQELKNMIKKINSLIIEQLDNRESNDIENFMLQNRTIKRFYKRTPAFFIRITENANRLLFEGNLELEKIEKKLVDQKNQYTNLEFFLIINFILFAILLGTIIAIQINKNTTLLQRQEQFTRGTLDSQENIVIVSDGEKMIDANKALIDFFDNYDSFDDFKRNHLCICDFFEEHENLGDEFITDKIYKDMVWYENIIENPKVLHKVAISKKNKTHYFSITANKKQLDKENSIVIVTLNDITEEMRIQKELKKLNENLEELVDEKTKELQILNENLEQRVEEEVKKNRDKERALIQQSRFAALGEMIANIAHQWRQPLSAILTTVTSIQLQRELKIATEKDVDDCHNSIVKYVKFLNQTIEDFRGFFNQDKKLVKYNILDVINNATSITSAVYKNHSINIIYEHKKDKYEITGYPNELSQALLNILTNAKDILIEREIKERIVKIEVSETTKNINIEVTDSAGGIDEHVLLKIFDPYFTTKHKSQGTGIGLYMSKYIIEKNVKGLLSASNQSFEYENKTYNGACFKIELPKI comes from the coding sequence TTGGTTAACTCAAAAATAAATAAAACATTAAAACATCTTATTTTATTAATTGCAATTTTTGTAATAGGGATGATTGTCTTAGTTTCTTTGCATAGTTTTTTTCTACAATTAATAGATGATTTGGACAAAAAAACAGAAAATCTTAAGTCCAAAATTGAAATTGGTGAATTTATTATCAACGATATATATAAAATAAGGTCTGACTTTTATGAATTAGCCACAACAGTATCAAGTAAAAAAAGTCTTGAAGGTCTAAATAAAAGAATAGATGAGAAAATAGAGTTTATTGAAAAATGTTTAGAGGTTTTGGATAAAGGTGGAAAAGTAGAAAGAGTTATTAAATTAAATATTGAAGGGCACTATAACTCTACAAAAACCATAAATTATAAAAAATTAGATGACACTCCGTCACTTGAAGTTATAGAATTAGCTCCAAAAGTTCAAGAATTAAAAAATATGATAAAAAAAATAAACTCATTAATTATTGAACAGTTAGACAATAGAGAATCTAACGATATAGAAAATTTTATGCTTCAAAATAGAACAATAAAAAGATTCTACAAAAGAACTCCTGCTTTTTTTATAAGAATAACTGAAAATGCCAACAGACTTCTTTTTGAAGGGAATCTTGAATTAGAAAAAATAGAAAAAAAACTTGTTGATCAAAAAAACCAATATACAAATTTAGAGTTTTTCTTAATCATTAACTTTATACTATTTGCTATATTGCTTGGAACAATTATAGCAATACAAATCAATAAAAATACAACTCTTTTACAAAGACAAGAACAGTTTACTAGAGGAACACTTGATTCCCAAGAGAATATTGTTATTGTTAGTGATGGGGAAAAAATGATTGATGCAAATAAGGCATTAATTGATTTTTTTGATAACTATGATAGTTTTGATGACTTTAAAAGAAACCATCTTTGTATATGCGATTTTTTTGAAGAACATGAAAATCTGGGTGATGAATTTATAACTGATAAAATATATAAAGATATGGTTTGGTATGAAAATATAATAGAAAATCCAAAAGTTTTACATAAAGTTGCAATTTCTAAAAAAAATAAAACACACTACTTTTCTATAACTGCAAATAAAAAACAACTTGACAAAGAAAACAGTATTGTAATAGTTACATTAAATGATATAACTGAAGAGATGAGAATACAAAAAGAGTTAAAAAAACTTAATGAAAATCTTGAAGAGCTTGTAGATGAGAAAACAAAAGAGCTACAAATTTTAAATGAAAATCTTGAACAAAGAGTTGAAGAGGAAGTGAAAAAAAATAGAGATAAAGAAAGAGCACTAATTCAACAATCTAGATTTGCAGCACTGGGGGAAATGATTGCAAATATTGCCCATCAGTGGAGACAACCTTTATCTGCTATATTAACAACAGTAACTTCGATACAACTGCAAAGAGAGTTAAAAATTGCCACTGAAAAAGATGTTGATGATTGTCACAATTCTATTGTAAAATATGTAAAATTTCTTAATCAAACAATTGAAGATTTTAGAGGCTTTTTTAATCAAGATAAAAAACTTGTTAAATATAATATTCTTGATGTAATAAACAACGCCACGTCAATTACTAGTGCTGTATATAAAAATCATTCAATAAATATAATTTATGAACACAAAAAAGATAAATACGAAATAACAGGCTACCCAAATGAATTATCACAAGCTTTATTAAATATTTTAACAAATGCAAAAGATATATTAATAGAAAGAGAGATAAAAGAGAGAATAGTAAAAATCGAAGTAAGTGAAACTACTAAAAATATAAATATAGAGGTAACAGATAGTGCTGGGGGGATAGATGAACATGTTTTATTAAAAATATTTGATCCATATTTTACAACAAAACATAAATCTCAAGGAACTGGAATAGGCCTTTATATGAGCAAATATATAATTGAAAAAAATGTAAAAGGATTATTAAGTGCTAGTAATCAGAGTTTTGAATATGAAAATAAAACCTATAATGGTGCTTGTTTTAAAATAGAATTACCTAAAATTTAA
- the ilvC gene encoding ketol-acid reductoisomerase, translating to MALNVYYDKDCNIELIKSKKVAMIGFGSQGHAHAENLRDSGVEVVVGLRKGGSSWAKAEAKGFEVKTVAEATACADVVVILLPDENQADIYENEIKANLKDGAYVSFGHGFNIHYGRISPAANINVMMVAPKAPGHTVRSEFTKGGGIPDLIAIHQDASGDTKDVALAYASAIGGGRTGIIETTFKDETETDLFGEQAVLCGGATALVEAGFETLVDAGYAPEMAYFECLHELKLIVDLMYEGGIADMRYSISNTAEYGDYVSGPRVINDESKAAMKQILKEIQNGVFAKDFILEGQAGYPRMNAERKNSRASRIEQTGEKLRAMMPWIASNKIVDQDKN from the coding sequence ATGGCATTAAATGTTTACTACGATAAAGATTGTAATATCGAATTAATTAAATCAAAAAAAGTTGCTATGATCGGATTCGGATCACAAGGGCATGCACACGCTGAGAACTTAAGAGATTCAGGTGTTGAAGTTGTTGTTGGTCTTAGAAAAGGTGGTTCATCATGGGCAAAAGCTGAAGCTAAAGGTTTTGAAGTTAAAACAGTTGCAGAAGCTACTGCGTGCGCTGATGTTGTTGTGATTTTATTACCAGATGAAAATCAAGCTGATATTTATGAAAATGAGATTAAAGCTAATTTAAAAGATGGTGCTTATGTATCATTTGGACATGGATTTAATATTCACTACGGAAGAATTTCACCAGCTGCTAACATCAATGTAATGATGGTTGCACCTAAAGCTCCAGGTCACACTGTAAGATCTGAGTTTACTAAAGGTGGGGGAATTCCTGACTTAATCGCTATTCACCAAGACGCTTCAGGAGATACTAAAGATGTTGCTTTAGCATATGCTTCTGCAATCGGTGGTGGTAGAACTGGTATTATTGAAACTACTTTCAAAGATGAAACAGAAACTGACCTTTTCGGTGAGCAAGCTGTATTATGTGGTGGAGCTACTGCTTTAGTTGAAGCTGGTTTCGAAACATTAGTTGATGCTGGATATGCTCCAGAAATGGCATACTTTGAGTGTTTACACGAGTTAAAATTAATCGTTGACTTAATGTATGAAGGTGGTATTGCAGATATGAGATATTCTATTTCAAATACTGCTGAATATGGAGATTATGTATCTGGTCCTAGAGTTATCAATGATGAGTCTAAAGCTGCTATGAAACAAATCTTAAAAGAGATTCAAAACGGTGTATTTGCTAAAGACTTTATCTTAGAAGGTCAAGCTGGATACCCAAGAATGAACGCTGAAAGAAAAAATTCTAGAGCTTCAAGAATTGAGCAAACTGGTGAAAAACTAAGAGCTATGATGCCTTGGATTGCTTCAAATAAAATTGTTGATCAAGACAAAAACTAA